One Bacteroidota bacterium DNA window includes the following coding sequences:
- a CDS encoding GDP-mannose 4,6-dehydratase, with amino-acid sequence MKRAIIVGHTGQDGTYLYNLLKEKKYSLIGISGSSVSSEGSLAFNKVDICNPKQVSPVIKNFLPDEIYFLAAVHQSSADKEIEDGELFQKSCDVNVKAYINFLESVRLNSPKTKIFYAASSHIFGSPANFPQDENTPINPNCVYGITKTAGFHASHFYRESHSIFASVGIFYNHESPLRESKYVSKKIVETAVAIKKNKKSELELGNIESQIDWGYAPDYMEAAYQMMQINHPDDFVISSGELHSIKNFVEAVFTYLELDWKKYIKINPLLITKKQKKNLFGNNNKICEVAGWKPKVNFNSMVKILVDEELKKYVGK; translated from the coding sequence ATGAAAAGAGCAATCATTGTAGGGCATACCGGGCAGGACGGAACATATTTATATAATCTTCTTAAAGAAAAAAAATATTCTTTGATTGGAATTTCCGGCAGTTCTGTTTCTTCTGAAGGAAGCCTTGCTTTTAATAAAGTTGATATTTGCAATCCTAAACAGGTTTCACCTGTAATAAAAAATTTTCTTCCGGATGAGATTTATTTTCTTGCGGCTGTTCATCAATCATCTGCTGATAAAGAAATAGAAGATGGGGAATTATTTCAAAAAAGCTGCGATGTAAATGTAAAAGCATATATAAATTTTCTCGAATCGGTTAGATTAAATTCTCCCAAAACAAAAATTTTTTACGCAGCTTCTTCCCATATTTTCGGAAGTCCTGCAAACTTCCCTCAGGATGAAAACACTCCGATAAATCCAAATTGCGTATATGGAATAACCAAAACCGCGGGTTTTCATGCAAGCCATTTTTACAGAGAAAGCCATAGCATTTTTGCGAGTGTAGGTATTTTTTACAATCACGAATCTCCTTTACGCGAATCAAAATATGTTTCGAAAAAAATTGTTGAAACAGCAGTGGCAATTAAAAAAAATAAAAAAAGTGAATTAGAATTAGGAAATATTGAATCACAGATTGATTGGGGATATGCACCCGACTATATGGAAGCAGCTTATCAGATGATGCAGATTAATCATCCGGATGATTTTGTTATTTCAAGCGGAGAACTTCATAGCATAAAAAATTTTGTTGAAGCTGTTTTTACGTATCTTGAATTGGATTGGAAAAAATATATAAAAATAAATCCATTGCTGATTACGAAAAAGCAAAAGAAAAATCTTTTTGGCAATAACAATAAAATATGCGAAGTTGCAGGATGGAAACCTAAAGTTAATTTTAACTCCATGGTAAAAATTCTGGTTGATGAAGAGTTGAAAAAGTATGTCGGAAAATAA